One window of the Sandaracinaceae bacterium genome contains the following:
- a CDS encoding AMP-binding protein produces the protein MTLLGAHGPDSPVAWARGRVTTAEELVAHVAGFAELLPPAEGDAEVVVICRDRHRFAVALLAAWQRGYSVALPPNPQRETIRALRQRPGVHTVVHDVDDIDKGIDVRDAAVVTAARTKLGKMPFAALGPFPSERRLATVYTSGSTGHHVACPKTAGQLLGEARVLAERFGTHGARVLPMVPAHHIYGLLFGVLVPLVSGGSYFRFSPLHAAEVGAVLEGGAEILVTVPAQLRGLTVAGEGELPGVERVFSSGAPLSPKVAQQVERRFGWRVTEIFGSSETGGIAWRETGGEGPWTPLPGVAVQASASQHMLLDSPFLHPDTPRPFEAADRIEVHDDGTFAHLGRADGVIKIGGVRVSLAEIERRVLAIDGVRDAGVIARDVGGARGHEICLAVVAPELDAKTIRAGLRSWLAPVAMPRRIKLLDALPRTETGKLPRAALEALFTRSAR, from the coding sequence GTGACCCTGCTCGGCGCGCACGGCCCCGACTCGCCCGTGGCCTGGGCCCGCGGGCGGGTCACCACGGCGGAGGAGCTGGTCGCGCACGTGGCCGGCTTCGCGGAGCTCTTGCCGCCGGCGGAGGGCGACGCGGAGGTCGTCGTCATCTGTCGCGACCGGCATCGCTTCGCGGTGGCGCTGCTCGCGGCGTGGCAGCGCGGCTACTCGGTCGCGCTCCCGCCCAACCCGCAGCGCGAGACCATCCGCGCGCTGCGCCAGCGCCCCGGCGTGCACACGGTGGTGCACGACGTCGACGACATCGACAAGGGCATCGACGTGCGGGACGCCGCGGTGGTCACCGCCGCGCGCACCAAGCTCGGCAAGATGCCCTTCGCGGCGCTCGGCCCGTTCCCGTCGGAGCGCCGCCTGGCCACGGTCTACACCTCGGGGAGCACGGGTCACCACGTCGCGTGTCCCAAGACCGCGGGCCAGCTCCTCGGCGAGGCGCGCGTGCTCGCGGAGCGCTTCGGGACCCACGGCGCGCGCGTGCTGCCGATGGTGCCGGCCCACCACATCTACGGTCTGCTCTTCGGCGTGCTCGTCCCGCTGGTCAGCGGCGGCTCGTACTTCCGGTTCAGCCCGCTCCACGCGGCCGAGGTCGGCGCGGTGCTCGAGGGGGGCGCGGAGATCCTCGTGACCGTGCCGGCGCAGCTCCGCGGGCTCACGGTGGCGGGGGAGGGCGAGCTGCCCGGGGTCGAGCGCGTGTTCTCGAGCGGCGCGCCCCTGTCTCCGAAGGTCGCGCAGCAGGTCGAGCGGCGCTTCGGCTGGCGGGTGACCGAGATCTTCGGCTCGAGCGAGACCGGCGGCATCGCGTGGCGCGAGACGGGCGGCGAGGGGCCGTGGACGCCGCTGCCGGGCGTCGCGGTCCAGGCCAGCGCGTCCCAGCACATGCTGCTCGACTCTCCCTTCCTGCACCCCGACACGCCGCGCCCCTTCGAGGCGGCGGACCGGATCGAGGTGCACGACGACGGGACCTTCGCGCACCTCGGGCGCGCCGACGGGGTGATCAAGATCGGCGGCGTGCGCGTCTCGCTCGCGGAGATCGAGCGCCGCGTGCTCGCCATCGACGGCGTGCGCGACGCGGGGGTGATCGCGCGCGACGTCGGCGGGGCGCGAGGCCACGAGATCTGTCTCGCGGTGGTCGCGCCGGAGCTGGACGCGAAGACGATCCGCGCCGGGCTGCGGAGCTGGCTCGCGCCCGTCGCCATGCCGCGGCGGATCAAGCTCCTCGACGCGCTGCCCCGCACGGAGACGGGCAAGCTGCCGCGCGCCGCGCTCGAGGCCCTCTTCACGCGGAGCGCCCGATGA
- a CDS encoding phosphopantetheine-binding protein: MKLEEELKELIVDALMLEDTSATEIDSEEPLFVEGLGLDSIDALELAMAIDKKYGVRIKADDEANKQIFANVKTLAEYVGQHRAA, from the coding sequence ATGAAGCTGGAAGAGGAGCTCAAGGAGCTGATCGTCGACGCTCTGATGCTCGAAGACACGAGCGCGACCGAGATCGACAGCGAAGAGCCTCTGTTCGTGGAGGGCCTCGGGCTCGACTCGATCGACGCGCTCGAGCTGGCGATGGCGATCGACAAGAAGTACGGCGTGCGCATCAAGGCCGACGACGAGGCGAACAAGCAGATCTTCGCGAACGTGAAGACCCTCGCCGAGTACGTGGGCCAGCACCGCGCGGCCTGA
- a CDS encoding NAD(P)/FAD-dependent oxidoreductase codes for MTQYDVAVIGGGPSGSTAAHLLAKGGARVLLLEREVFPRFHIGESLLPCNQPIFERLGVDIDAEPAHLRKLGAEFFDEAKDQRAVYYFRDSLGHTRSHSWQVDRARFDEVLLDAAEAAGAEVHQGEKVSGVDVSADGVRVRSERASYEARYLIDATGLDSFLARKHRTRDRLPFGIAAAYQHFEDLAPEVAAELATEGLVKVFFVDEGWLWAIPLGGARISIGLVTRSKGISDDWLEAAIAGSPELSRITDGATASGPPRRVGSFSFVNTRSHGARWCCVGDAACFLDPVFSSGVAFGMAGAAQVADLLLPALEEGREAAEELMVSHAAHMSDGYNAFGALIQALYQRRLLPDLLFTRSQDPDLRRGLTSMLAGDVWQDGNRFHEMLKRSGRRKFDVTSRT; via the coding sequence ATGACGCAGTACGACGTGGCGGTGATCGGCGGAGGACCGAGCGGCTCGACCGCTGCCCACCTCCTGGCCAAGGGAGGAGCCCGCGTGCTGCTGCTGGAGCGAGAGGTCTTCCCGCGCTTCCACATCGGCGAGTCGCTGCTCCCGTGCAACCAGCCCATCTTCGAGCGTCTCGGGGTGGACATCGACGCCGAGCCGGCCCACCTGCGCAAGCTGGGCGCCGAGTTCTTCGACGAAGCGAAGGACCAGCGCGCCGTCTACTACTTCCGCGACTCGCTCGGGCACACCCGCTCGCACTCCTGGCAGGTCGACCGCGCCCGCTTCGACGAGGTCCTGCTCGACGCGGCCGAGGCGGCGGGGGCCGAGGTGCACCAGGGAGAGAAGGTCTCCGGGGTCGACGTGTCCGCGGACGGCGTGCGGGTACGGAGCGAGCGCGCGAGCTACGAGGCGCGCTATCTGATCGACGCGACCGGGCTCGACTCGTTCCTCGCCCGCAAGCACCGCACGCGCGACCGGCTCCCGTTCGGCATCGCGGCGGCGTACCAGCACTTCGAGGACCTGGCGCCCGAGGTGGCGGCCGAGCTCGCCACGGAGGGCCTCGTGAAGGTCTTCTTCGTCGACGAGGGCTGGCTCTGGGCCATCCCCCTCGGCGGCGCCCGGATCAGCATCGGGCTCGTCACCCGGAGCAAGGGCATCAGCGACGACTGGCTCGAGGCCGCCATCGCGGGCAGCCCCGAGCTGTCCCGGATCACGGATGGGGCCACCGCGAGCGGGCCGCCCCGACGGGTGGGGAGCTTCAGCTTCGTGAACACGCGCTCGCACGGCGCCCGCTGGTGCTGCGTGGGGGACGCGGCCTGTTTCCTCGACCCGGTCTTCTCGAGCGGCGTCGCCTTCGGCATGGCGGGCGCGGCCCAGGTGGCGGATCTGCTGCTGCCGGCGCTCGAAGAGGGGCGCGAGGCGGCCGAGGAGCTGATGGTGAGCCACGCGGCCCACATGAGCGACGGGTACAACGCCTTCGGCGCGCTCATCCAGGCGCTCTACCAGCGGCGGCTCCTGCCGGATCTCCTCTTCACGCGCTCCCAGGACCCCGATCTGCGGCGTGGGCTCACCAGCATGCTCGCGGGGGACGTCTGGCAGGACGGAAACCGCTTCCACGAGATGCTGAAGCGCTCCGGTCGACGCAAATTCGACGTCACGTCGCGCACGTGA
- a CDS encoding beta-ketoacyl-ACP synthase, whose translation MSPAASRGQRVVITGVGLVTPIGSSLEACSRALREDVSGVRVQPEWAQLGHLATRLGGEVLGVKMAGKDRKKIRSMGRVARLALTATEQAIADAGLGPDEIADLRTGLAYGSTHGSSSAYVDFARPLLARDSFEGLPSTSYLKFMSHTCAANLAQYYGVRGRVVSTCAACVSGSQAVGTGYEAIRAGRADVMICGGAEELHWTHAGVFDVMYATSTRYNESPERSPRPFDAARDGLVVAEGAGTVILEDYERAKARGATIYAEVAGYGASCDGTHVTNPSAEGMASAIRLGLEDAGVSADAVDYVNAHATATEVGDLAESEAMHAVFGARVPVSSSKGFMGHTLGACGAIEVGLCVAMMRDGFLAPTKNLSEVDPRCAPLDHVIGDAREARPRLVMSNNFAFGGINTSLVLRAL comes from the coding sequence CAGCTCCCTCGAGGCGTGCTCCCGCGCGCTGCGCGAGGACGTCAGCGGAGTGCGGGTGCAGCCGGAGTGGGCGCAGCTCGGGCACCTCGCCACGCGGCTCGGCGGGGAGGTCCTCGGGGTGAAGATGGCCGGCAAGGACCGCAAGAAGATCCGCTCCATGGGGCGCGTCGCGCGCCTCGCGCTCACCGCCACCGAGCAGGCCATCGCGGACGCGGGGCTCGGGCCGGACGAGATCGCCGATCTGCGCACCGGGCTCGCCTATGGGTCCACGCACGGCTCGAGCAGCGCGTACGTCGACTTCGCCCGCCCGCTCCTCGCCCGGGACAGCTTCGAGGGGCTGCCCTCCACCAGCTACCTCAAGTTCATGAGCCACACCTGCGCCGCGAACCTCGCGCAGTACTACGGCGTGCGAGGGCGCGTGGTCAGCACCTGCGCGGCGTGCGTGAGCGGCTCGCAGGCGGTGGGGACCGGCTACGAGGCGATCCGGGCCGGTCGCGCCGACGTGATGATCTGCGGCGGGGCGGAGGAGCTGCACTGGACGCACGCCGGGGTCTTCGACGTCATGTACGCGACGAGCACCCGCTACAACGAGTCGCCCGAGCGCTCGCCTCGGCCCTTCGACGCGGCGCGGGATGGGCTGGTGGTGGCGGAGGGCGCGGGCACCGTGATCCTCGAGGACTACGAGCGGGCGAAGGCGCGCGGGGCGACGATCTACGCCGAGGTCGCGGGCTACGGCGCGAGCTGCGACGGGACCCACGTGACCAACCCATCCGCGGAGGGCATGGCGTCGGCCATCCGGCTCGGGCTCGAGGACGCGGGCGTGTCCGCCGACGCGGTCGACTACGTCAACGCGCACGCCACCGCGACGGAGGTGGGCGACCTCGCCGAGAGCGAGGCGATGCACGCGGTGTTCGGGGCGCGCGTCCCCGTCAGCTCGAGCAAGGGCTTCATGGGGCACACGCTCGGGGCCTGCGGAGCCATCGAGGTGGGGCTCTGCGTGGCGATGATGCGCGACGGCTTCCTCGCCCCGACCAAGAACCTCAGCGAGGTCGATCCCCGCTGCGCGCCCCTCGATCACGTCATCGGGGACGCCCGTGAGGCCAGGCCGCGGCTGGTGATGAGCAACAACTTCGCCTTCGGCGGCATCAACACCTCGCTCGTCCTGCGCGCTCTCTGA